A region of Streptomyces deccanensis DNA encodes the following proteins:
- a CDS encoding AfsR/SARP family transcriptional regulator, with the protein MELEFRLLGPVEAWHGDRPLRLGGPKPRALLAVLLLRAGQVVPADALVDVIWGDEPPDTARALVQTYVSALRRALPPEAADAIETRPPGYVMRPGVGRVDLAEFEARTADGRRAAAEGDHAEAARLLRGALELWRGPALGGVGEALRGEAGRLEEARQAALEERIAAELETGGHEAELVTELTALVGAHPARERPRGQLMLGLYRLGRQAEALAVYAQGRAVLAEELGLDPGPELNRLYEAILRADPALLATTTAPTPVEPAAPAPSRPVSLLPPAIGDFTGREEELARVVAGLTGVREAMPVVVVSGAAGVGKSALAVQAAHRVAAEYPDGQLYAELHGFSEPVPPAEVLGRLLRALGADPPEDTAERGDLFRSLVAGRRILLVLDDANGEAQVRPLLPGSASCGVLVTSRARLGGLVGARRTDLDVLDDARGLELLTRVTGPERTPDDPREQAAARRIVELCGGLPLALRIAGARLATRRHWTPSVLAERLADEHRRLDELSVGDLEVRAGLGLSYQALDACARRVLRRIATLGSADVAVWAVAALSGTSEDEAEEILERLLDAQLITCPGRDQVGQPRYRLHDLVRVYAAERAEAEDPSDDRTAAVGRALSAGLWLMDRVTEKSPSGAVTLRQGFTPKGREAVTYAAPPRGREQPHTTESRETAEPPTPVGARTTHRALTDPFAWFDAEADTLTTAVERAAAMGLHTLACEAAAALCSSSFAIKNRFDAWWRSHDAALAAARRAEDRSGEALLIIGLGQLRYEQDRIAESQEYFRTAERVCTELGDVRGRSAALAGLGSACREVGELREAERALTDAADGFRRIGDDTGVGVACRYGGSVRLELGDQEGAFPLLDESLRAYRRLGSRRGEALALRTLSLVHRSLGAYEEAARVAEQALEILRDLGDPHMAAYALRARAKARLRLGHVREAETDLHGILEVCRTHEDRFGEALTLRTLGECALADGRLTDAEGLLTASAALWGVLALPLPRARALRDLSVVRAALGDRAGSEALRAEAMAVFNACEARERHEPWPWERSP; encoded by the coding sequence GTGGAGCTGGAATTCCGACTGCTCGGCCCGGTCGAGGCATGGCACGGTGACAGACCCCTGCGGCTGGGCGGCCCGAAACCGCGCGCGCTGCTGGCCGTCCTGCTGCTGCGGGCCGGCCAGGTGGTGCCCGCCGACGCGCTGGTGGACGTGATCTGGGGGGACGAACCCCCGGACACCGCGCGGGCGCTGGTGCAGACGTACGTGTCGGCGCTGCGCCGGGCGCTGCCGCCCGAGGCGGCCGACGCGATCGAGACCCGGCCGCCGGGCTATGTGATGCGGCCCGGGGTCGGCCGGGTCGACCTGGCGGAGTTCGAGGCACGCACGGCCGACGGACGGCGGGCCGCCGCCGAGGGCGACCACGCGGAGGCCGCACGGCTGCTGCGCGGGGCGCTGGAGCTGTGGCGCGGCCCGGCGCTCGGCGGGGTCGGGGAGGCACTGCGGGGTGAGGCGGGGCGGCTGGAGGAGGCCCGGCAGGCCGCCCTGGAGGAACGCATCGCCGCCGAGCTGGAGACCGGCGGGCACGAGGCGGAGCTGGTCACCGAACTCACCGCGCTGGTCGGCGCGCATCCGGCCCGGGAGCGGCCGCGCGGGCAGCTGATGCTGGGCCTGTACCGGCTCGGGCGGCAGGCCGAGGCGCTGGCCGTGTACGCGCAGGGGCGGGCCGTGCTCGCCGAGGAGCTGGGGCTCGACCCGGGCCCGGAGCTGAACCGTCTGTACGAGGCCATCCTGCGGGCCGACCCGGCCCTGCTCGCCACCACGACGGCGCCCACGCCCGTGGAGCCCGCCGCCCCGGCCCCGTCCCGGCCGGTGTCCCTCCTGCCGCCCGCCATCGGCGACTTCACCGGCCGGGAGGAGGAACTGGCGCGGGTCGTCGCGGGGTTGACCGGCGTGCGGGAGGCGATGCCCGTCGTCGTGGTCTCGGGGGCCGCCGGGGTCGGCAAGTCCGCGCTCGCCGTGCAGGCCGCGCACCGGGTCGCCGCTGAATACCCCGACGGGCAGCTCTACGCCGAACTGCACGGCTTCAGCGAGCCCGTACCGCCCGCCGAGGTCCTGGGCCGGCTGCTGCGGGCGCTCGGCGCGGACCCGCCGGAGGACACCGCCGAGCGCGGCGACCTGTTCCGCAGCCTGGTCGCCGGGCGCCGGATCCTGCTGGTCCTCGACGACGCGAACGGCGAGGCCCAGGTGCGGCCGCTGCTGCCGGGCAGCGCCAGCTGCGGGGTCCTGGTGACCTCACGGGCCCGGCTCGGCGGACTCGTCGGGGCCCGGCGCACCGACCTGGACGTCCTGGACGACGCCCGCGGCCTCGAACTGCTCACCCGGGTCACCGGCCCCGAACGCACCCCGGACGACCCGCGGGAACAGGCCGCGGCCCGCCGGATCGTCGAGCTGTGCGGCGGGCTGCCGCTGGCCCTGCGGATCGCCGGCGCCCGGCTGGCCACCCGGCGGCACTGGACGCCCAGCGTGCTCGCCGAGCGCCTCGCCGACGAACACCGCCGCCTCGACGAGCTGTCCGTGGGCGACCTGGAGGTCCGTGCCGGTCTCGGCCTCAGCTACCAGGCCCTCGACGCGTGCGCCCGGCGTGTGCTGCGCCGTATCGCCACCCTCGGCTCGGCCGACGTCGCCGTGTGGGCGGTCGCCGCGCTCTCCGGCACCTCGGAGGACGAGGCCGAGGAGATCCTGGAACGCCTGCTGGACGCCCAGTTGATCACCTGCCCCGGCCGCGACCAGGTCGGCCAGCCCCGCTACCGCCTCCACGACCTGGTCCGCGTCTACGCCGCCGAACGCGCGGAGGCCGAGGACCCGTCCGACGACCGCACGGCGGCGGTGGGCAGGGCCCTGAGCGCGGGCCTCTGGCTGATGGACAGGGTGACGGAGAAGTCCCCGTCGGGCGCGGTCACTTTGAGACAGGGCTTCACCCCGAAGGGGCGCGAGGCCGTAACATATGCGGCTCCGCCGCGTGGGCGCGAGCAACCGCACACAACCGAAAGCCGCGAGACAGCAGAACCCCCCACCCCCGTAGGCGCCCGGACCACCCACCGCGCCCTCACCGACCCCTTCGCCTGGTTCGACGCGGAAGCCGACACCCTCACCACCGCGGTGGAGCGCGCGGCAGCGATGGGCCTGCACACCCTCGCCTGTGAAGCGGCAGCGGCCCTGTGCTCCTCCTCCTTCGCCATCAAGAACCGCTTCGACGCCTGGTGGCGCAGCCACGACGCCGCCCTCGCGGCGGCGCGCCGCGCCGAGGACCGCTCGGGCGAGGCCCTGCTGATCATCGGCCTGGGACAGCTCCGCTACGAGCAGGACCGCATCGCCGAGTCCCAGGAGTACTTCCGCACCGCCGAACGCGTCTGCACCGAACTCGGCGACGTCCGCGGCCGCTCCGCCGCGCTCGCCGGCCTCGGCAGCGCCTGCCGCGAGGTCGGCGAACTCCGGGAGGCGGAACGGGCGTTGACCGACGCCGCCGACGGCTTCCGCCGGATCGGCGACGACACCGGTGTCGGCGTCGCCTGCCGGTACGGCGGCTCCGTACGCCTCGAACTCGGCGACCAGGAGGGCGCGTTCCCGCTGCTCGACGAGTCGCTGCGGGCCTACCGGCGGCTCGGCAGCCGGCGCGGCGAGGCGCTGGCGCTGCGCACGCTCAGCCTGGTGCACCGCTCGCTCGGCGCGTACGAGGAGGCCGCGCGCGTGGCCGAGCAGGCGCTGGAGATCCTGCGCGACCTCGGCGACCCGCACATGGCGGCGTACGCGCTGCGGGCCCGTGCCAAGGCCCGGCTGCGGCTGGGGCACGTCCGGGAGGCGGAGACGGACCTGCACGGGATCCTGGAGGTCTGCCGGACCCACGAGGATCGCTTCGGCGAGGCGCTGACGCTGCGCACGCTCGGCGAGTGCGCGCTGGCCGACGGACGGCTCACGGACGCGGAGGGGCTGCTGACCGCGTCCGCCGCGCTCTGGGGCGTCCTCGCGCTGCCCCTCCCCCGGGCCCGTGCCCTGCGCGATCTGTCCGTGGTCCGGGCCGCGCTCGGGGACCGAGCCGGCTCGGAGGCGCTGCGGGCCGAGGCCATGGCGGTGTTCAACGCCTGCGAGGCCCGCGAACGGCACGAGCCGTGGCCGTGGGAGCGGTCCCCCTGA
- a CDS encoding M15 family metallopeptidase gives MPSIILMSDPEVAGVPVQECGEPLVDLRELPFVVVDSRQADPEGAYAHLREGVAWRLARAARLLPDGLRLLVTEGYRPLSLQIHYFERYAAELRLANPDWSEEYLHVQTSRSLSPPEIGPHVAGAAVDLTLCTAAGEELDMGTRLDASPEESDDACYTDAPNISETARRNRRTLSAALTTAGLVNYPTEWWHWSYGDRYWALMTGAPNALYGPASTPS, from the coding sequence ATGCCTTCGATCATCCTCATGAGCGACCCCGAGGTCGCCGGTGTTCCGGTCCAGGAGTGCGGTGAACCACTCGTCGACCTGAGGGAACTGCCCTTCGTGGTGGTCGACTCCCGTCAGGCCGACCCCGAGGGGGCGTACGCGCACCTCCGTGAGGGCGTCGCCTGGCGTCTCGCGCGGGCCGCCCGGCTGCTGCCGGACGGGCTGCGGCTGCTGGTCACCGAGGGGTACCGGCCACTGTCGCTGCAGATCCATTACTTCGAGCGGTACGCCGCCGAGCTGCGGCTCGCCAACCCCGACTGGTCGGAGGAGTACCTCCACGTCCAGACCAGCCGTTCGCTCTCCCCGCCGGAGATCGGGCCGCATGTCGCGGGCGCCGCGGTCGACCTCACCCTGTGCACGGCCGCCGGGGAGGAGCTCGACATGGGCACGCGGCTGGACGCCAGCCCCGAGGAGAGCGACGACGCCTGCTACACCGACGCGCCCAACATCTCCGAGACCGCCCGCCGCAACCGGCGCACGCTCTCCGCGGCGCTCACCACGGCCGGGCTGGTCAACTACCCCACCGAGTGGTGGCACTGGTCGTACGGGGACCGGTACTGGGCGCTGATGACGGGCGCGCCGAACGCGCTGTACGGCCCGGCGAGCACCCCCTCCTAG
- a CDS encoding protein-tyrosine phosphatase family protein, whose translation MGESPTRPWDPADAGVLRLPSGRLVRGRGLRRPLPGGSVPTYAVYLLGKQPPDVPWESRWLRWPDFRLPGDRTEAALVLRDVWERATVDRVELACGGGKGRTGTALACLAVLDGVPPEEAVAYVRRHYDRHAVETPWQRRYVRRFGEPADRTHPPA comes from the coding sequence ATGGGTGAGTCCCCGACCCGGCCCTGGGACCCCGCCGACGCCGGTGTGCTGCGGCTACCCTCCGGGCGGCTGGTGCGGGGCCGGGGGCTGCGCCGGCCGCTCCCGGGCGGCAGCGTCCCCACCTACGCCGTGTACCTCCTCGGCAAGCAGCCGCCGGACGTCCCCTGGGAGTCCCGCTGGCTGCGCTGGCCCGACTTCCGGCTGCCCGGCGACCGGACCGAGGCCGCCCTGGTGCTGCGCGACGTGTGGGAGCGGGCGACCGTCGACCGGGTCGAGCTCGCGTGCGGCGGCGGCAAGGGCCGCACCGGCACCGCGCTGGCCTGCCTCGCGGTGCTGGACGGCGTACCGCCCGAGGAGGCCGTGGCGTACGTCCGCCGGCACTACGACCGGCACGCGGTGGAGACACCGTGGCAGCGGCGGTACGTACGGCGGTTCGGGGAGCCGGCGGACCGCACCCACCCGCCGGCCTGA
- a CDS encoding FadR/GntR family transcriptional regulator — protein sequence MRRMSQESGSRRRPERRVSSQIQHEVMQLILDRRLQAGAPLPTETELMEDLGVSRNSVREALKALQALDIVDIRHGYGTYVGEASLTPLVDGLTFRTLARPDGDTAALAEILQIREVLEEGLVRRVAGTLTDDELDALAAVVDRMEAAGKAGEPVAELDRDFHELLYTSLGNALVPQLLGAFWTVFLRVAGARGWTDDPTPELTVRRHRDIVAALRARDVEGAQRAMSDHFRGIETRAAQASRGVG from the coding sequence ATGCGGCGCATGTCTCAGGAGAGCGGGAGCCGGCGCCGGCCCGAGCGGCGGGTGAGCAGCCAGATCCAGCACGAGGTGATGCAGCTCATCCTCGACCGCAGGCTCCAGGCGGGCGCGCCGCTGCCCACCGAGACGGAGCTGATGGAGGACCTCGGCGTCAGCCGCAACTCCGTCCGCGAGGCCCTCAAGGCCCTCCAGGCCCTCGACATAGTCGACATCCGGCACGGCTACGGCACCTACGTCGGCGAGGCCTCCCTCACCCCCCTCGTCGACGGCCTGACCTTCCGCACCCTGGCCCGGCCCGACGGCGACACCGCCGCGCTCGCCGAGATCCTCCAGATCCGCGAGGTCCTGGAGGAAGGCCTCGTACGGCGGGTCGCCGGCACCCTCACGGACGACGAACTGGACGCGCTCGCGGCCGTCGTCGACCGGATGGAGGCGGCCGGGAAGGCGGGCGAACCCGTCGCCGAACTCGACCGCGACTTCCACGAACTCCTCTACACCTCCCTCGGCAACGCCCTCGTCCCCCAGCTCCTCGGCGCGTTCTGGACCGTCTTCCTGCGGGTCGCGGGCGCCCGTGGCTGGACCGACGACCCCACGCCCGAGCTGACCGTCCGCCGCCACCGGGACATCGTGGCCGCCCTCCGCGCCCGCGACGTCGAGGGCGCCCAGCGGGCGATGTCCGACCACTTCAGGGGCATCGAGACCAGGGCGGCGCAGGCCTCGCGGGGGGTGGGCTGA
- a CDS encoding ABC transporter substrate-binding protein, translating to MRDVIRDAPAPSRRSLLKYSGALGAAAAVSSSLAACSAGPESTNDTGGTGGGNGTLTAVIGYGNDGSWDPTQTASAFCMAANNHIYEGLLDTDPISREPYAALATAVPGDVDGTSWTFELRPGATFHDGRPVTADDVVFVYERILDPGTQTLAKGFFASWLKEVRKIDARNVELVLRFPFPDGIARLTLAKIMPKHVFSRPGAWEDAIKGKAIGSGPYRQTAHHPKSNTTFEAYADYNGPRPAAFRKMNWLTIVDAAPRVAKISGASAGAQIADNIPYANIGQLEKGGMSVQGGSGMNNLFLMFNTRKKPFDDVRVRQALHHAIDRDKMIEVALKGHGKPASSFLNEGNPSYRPAKNVYAYDPDKAKALLAEAGVKGLRIEILAVNVSWVVDCLPTIKASWDAIGVETTLSPQETTAVFTKMDQKQDYQVVAAASNPNQFGLDADLIMRYNYGPQNLWMQYARWADDPVAKALFKDMDRATREPDADRKKAMVQDYIDIVAEQAVLYPVVHNELMTAWNPKRLSGIRAQPYPGINLLQAKWV from the coding sequence GTGCGCGACGTGATCCGTGACGCCCCGGCGCCGAGCCGCCGATCGCTCCTCAAGTACTCCGGCGCGCTGGGCGCGGCCGCCGCCGTCTCCTCGTCGCTGGCCGCCTGTTCGGCCGGGCCGGAGTCCACCAACGACACCGGGGGCACAGGCGGCGGGAACGGCACCCTGACGGCCGTCATCGGCTACGGCAACGACGGCAGCTGGGACCCGACCCAGACCGCGTCCGCCTTCTGCATGGCCGCCAACAACCACATCTACGAGGGCCTCCTCGACACGGACCCCATCTCCCGCGAGCCGTACGCGGCGCTCGCGACGGCCGTGCCGGGCGATGTCGACGGCACGTCGTGGACGTTCGAGCTGCGGCCCGGCGCCACCTTCCACGACGGCAGGCCGGTCACCGCCGACGACGTCGTCTTCGTGTACGAACGCATCCTCGACCCCGGCACCCAGACCCTCGCCAAGGGCTTCTTCGCGAGCTGGCTGAAGGAGGTCAGGAAGATCGACGCGCGGAACGTCGAGCTGGTGCTCCGGTTCCCCTTCCCGGACGGCATCGCGCGGCTGACGCTGGCGAAGATCATGCCCAAGCACGTCTTCTCCCGGCCCGGCGCCTGGGAGGACGCCATCAAGGGCAAGGCGATCGGTTCGGGGCCGTACCGGCAGACCGCGCACCACCCGAAGTCCAACACCACGTTCGAGGCGTACGCCGACTACAACGGCCCCCGCCCGGCCGCCTTCCGGAAGATGAACTGGCTGACCATCGTGGACGCGGCCCCGCGCGTGGCGAAGATCTCCGGGGCGAGCGCGGGCGCGCAGATCGCCGACAACATCCCGTACGCCAACATCGGGCAGCTGGAGAAGGGCGGCATGTCCGTCCAGGGCGGCTCCGGGATGAACAACCTCTTCCTCATGTTCAACACCCGGAAGAAGCCCTTCGACGACGTGCGGGTACGGCAGGCGCTGCACCACGCGATCGACCGCGACAAGATGATCGAGGTGGCGCTGAAGGGGCACGGGAAACCGGCGAGTTCCTTCCTCAACGAGGGCAATCCGAGCTACCGGCCGGCGAAGAACGTGTACGCGTACGACCCCGACAAGGCGAAGGCGTTGCTGGCCGAAGCCGGGGTGAAGGGACTGCGCATCGAGATCCTGGCGGTGAACGTCAGCTGGGTCGTGGACTGCCTGCCGACGATCAAGGCGTCCTGGGACGCGATCGGGGTCGAGACGACGCTCTCGCCGCAGGAGACCACCGCCGTCTTCACGAAGATGGACCAGAAGCAGGACTACCAGGTGGTCGCCGCCGCCTCGAACCCCAACCAGTTCGGGCTCGACGCCGATCTGATCATGCGGTACAACTACGGCCCGCAGAACCTGTGGATGCAGTACGCGCGGTGGGCCGACGACCCCGTGGCCAAGGCGCTCTTCAAGGACATGGACCGGGCGACGCGGGAACCGGACGCCGACCGCAAGAAGGCGATGGTCCAGGACTACATCGACATCGTCGCCGAACAGGCCGTGCTCTACCCGGTGGTGCACAACGAGCTGATGACCGCGTGGAACCCGAAGCGGCTGTCGGGGATAAGGGCACAGCCGTATCCGGGGATCAACCTGCTCCAGGCCAAGTGGGTCTAG
- a CDS encoding ABC transporter permease, translated as MVAVLRILLRRIALLVPLLLGIILFVFVVMRFSDVDPASAFFQGANPTPEQLREFREENGLLDPLPVRYAGFVGDLLHGDMGVSALTRAPVVDQVMTALPLTLQLTFLGLGIAVVLALLGGVTAAIHRDRLPDQLIRVVSLTGVAAPGFWLALLMIQYLAVDLGWFPTGGYVNPADSFTGWLETMTLPALALSLPVAAQLTRIVRTAVVEELDKDYVRTAIGSGLPPRVVVGRNVLRNALINPLTVLGLRVGYLLGGAVVIETIFSLPGMGKLMIDAVKNGDPAVVQGVVLTTAAGFVVVNLVIDVLYLLVNPRLREAS; from the coding sequence GTGGTCGCCGTCCTGCGGATCCTGCTGCGGCGGATCGCGCTGCTCGTCCCGCTGCTGCTCGGGATCATCCTGTTCGTCTTCGTCGTCATGCGGTTCTCGGACGTCGACCCGGCGTCCGCGTTCTTCCAGGGGGCCAATCCCACGCCGGAGCAACTGCGCGAGTTCCGTGAGGAGAACGGGCTGCTGGATCCGCTGCCGGTGCGGTACGCCGGGTTCGTCGGCGATCTGCTGCACGGGGACATGGGGGTCAGCGCGCTCACCCGGGCGCCCGTGGTCGACCAGGTGATGACCGCGCTGCCGCTCACGCTCCAGCTGACCTTCCTCGGGCTGGGCATCGCGGTCGTGCTGGCGCTGCTCGGCGGGGTGACGGCGGCGATCCACCGGGACCGGCTGCCGGACCAGCTCATCCGGGTGGTGTCGCTGACCGGGGTGGCCGCGCCCGGGTTCTGGCTGGCGCTGCTGATGATCCAGTACCTGGCGGTGGACCTCGGCTGGTTCCCGACGGGCGGGTACGTCAATCCGGCGGACTCCTTCACCGGCTGGCTGGAGACGATGACGCTGCCGGCGCTCGCGCTGTCGCTGCCGGTGGCGGCGCAGCTCACCCGGATCGTGCGGACGGCGGTCGTCGAGGAGCTGGACAAGGACTACGTGCGGACGGCGATCGGCAGCGGCCTGCCGCCCCGGGTGGTGGTGGGCCGCAACGTGCTGCGGAACGCGCTGATCAATCCGCTGACCGTGCTGGGGCTGCGCGTCGGCTATCTGCTCGGCGGCGCGGTCGTCATCGAGACGATCTTCTCGCTGCCGGGCATGGGCAAGCTGATGATCGACGCCGTGAAGAACGGCGATCCGGCGGTCGTCCAGGGTGTCGTGCTGACCACGGCCGCCGGCTTCGTGGTCGTGAACCTCGTCATCGACGTCCTCTATCTGCTGGTGAACCCCCGCCTCAGGGAGGCGAGTTGA
- a CDS encoding dipeptide/oligopeptide/nickel ABC transporter permease/ATP-binding protein, which produces MFGLIVTTRRRLTEVLSRPGVRPRSWRRLPPLSRIAVCFLAVVVLTALLAPWLAPHDPLDQQALVGGTGAPSADHWMGQDSLGRDILSRLMYGARWSLAIGLGATGLALLVGALIGAVAATSRKAVDETLMRCLDVVMAFPGIALAAVLVAVFGGGITVLICAIAFLFTPPVARVVRANVLDQYGEDYVTAERVLGARTPHIVIRHVAINCAAPVLVFCTVQVAEAIVFEASLSFIGAGVRPPDPSWGSVIADGKNMVLTGGWWATVFPGLLMLVTVLCLNILSEGVSDAWAAPAARETGPAGEDPREPTDLPERGERADRSDPRERADRSNPRERADRLVAPGIGGEEARGGGEGWRGEEGGAGEISELPGLAEAAVRLRSRARPLPEGPPVLSVRNLAIGFDARHRGVDIVDGISFEVRPGEVLGLVGESGCGKSLTALTVMGLQPKGARVRGQVLFGERQLVGESMRARRRLLGHEMAMVYQDALSSLNPAMTIRAQLKQVVRRGGRRSAPELLRLVGLDPDRTLRSYPHELSGGQRQRVLIAMALSRDPRLIVADEPTTALDVTVQAQIIELLLRLRAELGFALILVSHDLALVADVTDRVVVMYGGQIVETGVTADLVERPAHPYTRGLLGSVLSLESAAERMTQIRGVVPSPADFPAGCRFADRCPRASGVCRTTAPALLGTRTHTAACHHPVVDLMDGMEVTR; this is translated from the coding sequence ATGTTCGGTCTGATCGTGACCACGCGCAGGCGCCTGACCGAGGTCCTCTCCCGGCCCGGTGTCCGGCCGCGCTCCTGGCGCAGGCTGCCGCCGCTCTCCCGGATCGCGGTCTGCTTCCTGGCGGTCGTGGTGCTCACCGCGCTCCTCGCCCCGTGGCTCGCCCCGCACGACCCGCTCGACCAGCAGGCCCTGGTGGGCGGCACCGGCGCGCCCTCCGCCGACCACTGGATGGGTCAGGACAGCCTCGGCCGGGACATCCTGAGCCGGCTGATGTACGGGGCCCGCTGGTCGCTGGCGATCGGGCTCGGCGCGACCGGGCTGGCCCTGCTCGTGGGGGCCCTGATCGGGGCCGTCGCGGCGACCTCGCGCAAGGCGGTCGACGAGACCCTGATGCGCTGCCTGGACGTGGTCATGGCGTTCCCCGGCATCGCGCTGGCCGCCGTCCTGGTGGCCGTCTTCGGCGGCGGGATCACCGTGCTGATCTGCGCGATCGCGTTCCTGTTCACCCCACCGGTCGCCCGGGTCGTCCGGGCCAACGTCCTCGACCAGTACGGCGAGGACTATGTGACCGCCGAGCGCGTGCTGGGGGCGCGCACCCCGCACATCGTGATCCGGCACGTGGCGATCAACTGCGCCGCCCCGGTGCTGGTGTTCTGCACCGTGCAGGTCGCCGAGGCCATCGTCTTCGAGGCGTCGCTCTCCTTCATCGGCGCGGGCGTACGGCCGCCGGACCCGTCCTGGGGCAGTGTCATCGCGGACGGCAAGAACATGGTGCTGACGGGGGGCTGGTGGGCGACCGTCTTCCCCGGCCTGCTGATGCTGGTCACGGTGCTCTGCCTGAACATCCTCTCCGAGGGCGTCTCCGACGCGTGGGCCGCACCGGCCGCACGGGAGACGGGACCGGCGGGGGAGGACCCTCGGGAGCCGACGGACCTGCCGGAGCGAGGAGAGCGAGCCGACCGATCGGACCCACGGGAGCGAGCAGACCGATCTAACCCACGGGAGCGAGCCGACCGGCTGGTGGCCCCCGGGATCGGCGGCGAGGAGGCCCGCGGCGGCGGCGAGGGGTGGCGCGGCGAGGAGGGGGGCGCGGGGGAGATCTCGGAACTGCCCGGCCTCGCCGAGGCGGCCGTACGGCTGCGCTCGCGGGCCCGCCCCCTCCCCGAGGGTCCGCCGGTGCTGTCCGTGCGGAACCTGGCGATCGGCTTCGACGCACGCCACCGGGGCGTGGACATCGTCGACGGCATCAGCTTCGAGGTCCGCCCCGGTGAGGTCCTGGGCCTGGTCGGCGAGTCGGGCTGCGGCAAGTCGCTGACCGCGTTGACGGTGATGGGCCTGCAGCCGAAGGGCGCCCGGGTGCGCGGCCAGGTGCTGTTCGGTGAGCGGCAGTTGGTGGGCGAGTCGATGCGGGCACGGCGCCGGCTGCTCGGCCACGAGATGGCGATGGTCTACCAGGACGCCCTGTCCTCCCTGAACCCGGCGATGACGATCCGCGCCCAGCTGAAGCAGGTGGTGCGCCGGGGCGGCCGGCGCTCCGCGCCCGAACTGCTGCGCCTGGTCGGCCTGGACCCCGACCGCACCCTGCGCAGCTATCCGCACGAACTCTCCGGCGGCCAGCGCCAGCGCGTCCTCATCGCGATGGCCCTGTCCCGCGACCCCCGGCTGATCGTGGCCGACGAGCCCACCACCGCGCTCGACGTGACCGTCCAGGCGCAGATCATCGAACTGCTGCTGCGGCTGCGCGCGGAACTCGGCTTCGCGCTGATCCTCGTCTCGCACGACCTGGCCCTGGTCGCGGACGTGACCGACCGGGTGGTGGTGATGTACGGCGGGCAGATCGTCGAGACGGGCGTGACGGCGGACCTGGTGGAGCGGCCCGCCCACCCCTACACACGCGGGCTGCTGGGCAGCGTCCTGTCCCTGGAGTCGGCGGCCGAGCGGATGACCCAGATCAGGGGTGTCGTCCCCTCCCCCGCCGACTTCCCGGCGGGCTGCCGCTTCGCCGACCGCTGCCCCCGGGCGAGCGGGGTCTGCCGTACGACGGCCCCCGCCCTGCTGGGCACCCGTACGCACACGGCCGCCTGCCACCACCCGGTGGTGGACCTCATGGACGGCATGGAGGTGACGAGGTGA
- a CDS encoding oligopeptide/dipeptide ABC transporter ATP-binding protein: MNALVEVSGAHVVHRARSGGVFTRDRVYALTGADLVIAPGETVGVVGESGCGKSTLAKLLVGVDRPTAGTVAFRGRDLWSMPPGERRSTVGSGTGMIFQDPSTALNRRLTVRRILRDPLDVHRRGTPAEREDRVRELMALVGLPPALADALPGQLSGGQRQRVAIARALALDPELVVADEPTSALDVSVRAQILNLLLDLRERLGLALVFVSHDIQTVRRMSDRVITMYLGRIVEETPAALVTGRARHPYTRALFSATPGLLDPIDPIPLVGPVPSATRPPSGCPFRTRCWKADDVCAEIMPDFAAASAPGHRFRCHHPVQETDSTRDLVTQAVAASASDSVRDA; encoded by the coding sequence GTGAACGCGCTCGTGGAGGTCTCCGGCGCCCATGTCGTGCACCGGGCGCGCAGCGGCGGGGTGTTCACCCGGGACCGGGTGTACGCCCTGACCGGCGCCGATCTGGTGATCGCGCCCGGGGAGACGGTGGGGGTGGTGGGCGAGTCGGGGTGCGGCAAGTCGACGCTGGCGAAGCTGCTGGTGGGCGTGGACCGCCCGACGGCCGGGACGGTGGCGTTCCGGGGGCGGGACCTGTGGTCCATGCCGCCGGGCGAGCGCCGGTCCACCGTCGGCAGCGGCACCGGCATGATCTTCCAGGACCCGTCGACGGCCCTGAACCGCCGGCTGACGGTCCGCCGCATCCTCCGGGACCCGCTGGATGTGCACCGTCGCGGCACCCCCGCCGAACGGGAGGACCGCGTAAGGGAGTTGATGGCCCTGGTCGGTCTGCCCCCGGCGCTCGCGGACGCGCTGCCCGGACAGCTCTCCGGCGGCCAGCGGCAACGCGTGGCGATCGCCCGGGCGTTGGCGCTCGACCCGGAGCTGGTGGTGGCGGACGAGCCGACGAGCGCGCTGGACGTCTCGGTCCGGGCCCAGATCCTCAACCTGCTGCTGGACCTCAGGGAACGCCTCGGCCTCGCGCTGGTGTTCGTCTCGCACGACATCCAGACGGTACGGCGGATGAGCGACCGGGTGATCACCATGTATCTGGGCCGGATCGTGGAGGAGACCCCGGCGGCCCTGGTCACCGGCCGCGCCCGGCACCCGTACACCCGGGCCCTGTTCTCGGCCACGCCCGGACTGCTGGACCCGATCGATCCGATCCCCCTGGTGGGCCCCGTCCCGTCGGCGACCCGGCCGCCGAGCGGCTGCCCGTTCCGCACCCGCTGCTGGAAGGCGGACGACGTCTGCGCGGAGATCATGCCGGACTTCGCGGCCGCGTCGGCCCCCGGACACCGCTTCCGCTGCCACCATCCTGTGCAGGAGACGGACTCGACGCGGGACCTGGTCACCCAGGCGGTGGCCGCGTCCGCGTCGGACTCCGTCCGCGATGCCTAG